One Coprobacter fastidiosus genomic window, ATGATACGTTTCTTGATAACATTCGTTTTGATATAGTCCAATGCCTGTTTTATCATATCGGGAACAGGGCCAACAATCTTTGGAACCTCAATCATGTTATTGGGATTCTTAATGCAGCCCTCGGGAAAGATAACAATATCTACTTGTGTTGTCGGGAAAAATTTGGCAGGATTCTTACAGAACATCATAGCGGCCACATTCTTGACTAGTTGACGTTCAACGGGCCCTACCAGCAGGTCCATTTGCGACAACAACTCGAACAGGGACAGCTTTTCGAAATCAGCAACCAAACGACTGTTGACTGTTTGCAAGTAATCCAGAACCAAGGCCCTTGAAATATCTGTTATCTCTATACTCTCATTACCCCTTTCATCAAATGGAGTACGATTCGCCATCTCACGCAATTCATCCAAGACTTCACCTCTCGCCTCAATAGTATTGGTTCCACTACGAACATACCACTTACATGGCGACTGATTACTTGCTGTAACTCGTTCACGTACATTATAAGGACGGTTCACTCCAGCTGGCACCCAAATAATTCCCGTCAATCTCCTGCATGTCGATTCGTGGCAAATAGAATGGCTCAATCTTATGATTGAACCCAACCATATCACGTTGTATCTTATCAAGTTCCTCTATAGGAACACCTGTCACTGGCCGTTTTGCGATACCTGTGTTTTCTTCTTCTTGAACACCTACGATGATGTATCCTCCGCCAATGTTATCAAAATCATTAGCGAAAGCACAGATGGTGCGATAAATTTTATCTGGATTCCATCCTGTTTTAAACTCAATACGGGTGGATTCTATTTTACGCTTATGAAGCAAGTCTTCTATGTTTACCGGAATAGCCATCTTGATATACTTATTTAGATTTATCCTTTTCTACATGAAGCAATTCTCTTACATCAACATCCAAAAGTTCCGCTATGCGAAATAATGTTTCCAAATCTGGTTGTGAAGCATTAGTACACCAACGAGAAACAGATGTCACATTCCTACCAACTTGCTCAGAGAGCCATTTAGCCGTTTTATTCTTTTCAACAAGGACTATTTTAATCCTATTCAATTGCTTCATAATTGAAATAATTTGTAGTTTAATGCAAATATATCAAAATTCAATGTGAAAAGCTAATATTGTTCAATTTATTTTGGTAAAATACCTTTCAATGATAATTCTATTCAAAAATTAACCACCATACCATTAGCCTTGTCAAGTTCATTCCAGCGAGTACAGAACAAATGTGAGTGGCGAACAGGAGGATAGTCTGCGAGCAGAGCACCAGTATTAATCAGTTCACACTTCTCGTTGATAATGCCGAATGATTCATAGTCGCTATTCTCAAACAAACGTTTAGTGCGCTTAAAGTATGTGGCACGAAGCACGGTAAATACCATATCCACGAACTTCCAACAATACACAAGGCTCATACGACATGTTACTACCCTTCAGCACCAGTTCTTTGTGCTTCAAGATACTAGCTACTACACTCTAGTTACCAACACGAACAAATGCCTACATCGGTCCATCATCTATGTTATAATAAGATATCTGAGCACCAGGCATCACTGTGAGTACAACGAACTCCTTGTCTTCAGCCTTTGCGAACGAGAGGTTGAATCAGGTATTGGATCAATGTGAGACTTGATAGCTTCGCTGATCTTCTCCGCATCATCTTTTACGTCATCAAGACCGACCGATAGTTTTATCATTAGCAATACCCCAAATGAGTCTGCCACCAATACCATTGGCAAAGGTGCTCACACTCTTGCACCAACTTTTCGGTTTCTTCACCTCCAGAGCCACCTTCTTATCATATTTTGTTACCCCGCCTATCAGTTGGTGAATGTCTAGTACTTCTATTTTATATATAACGTATTGACCTACTATTTATTTAAATGTTTAGAGTTCTATCGAACATAACGATTCCCCTTTATATTTTATAATATGTAGCATCTGACTCACAGAAACAACAGATGATTACTTTACCATCAAAGTCACTCTCATGGATTGCCTTCAACGCAATCTAAGCAGCCTCTGCCTTTGGATAGCCATACACACCAGTACTAATACAAGGGAAAGCGATACTCTTAATGCTCTTTTCCTTAGCAATGTCAAGTGCACATGAAACCAGCAACTGAGACTCGTCACCATTACCATAAAAACAGGTCCGACGGTATGGATTACATACTTGCAAGGCAAGTTATATGCCCCTGTTATCTTACTCTGACCAGTCTCGCAACCGCAAGAGTCATGCACTCCTTCAAGAGTTCGCGACCTGCAGCACGATGAATAGCACCATCCACTCCTCCACCATCTAACAACGAGCGGTTAGCTGCATTAACGATTGCATCAACTGCCAGCTTGGTTATGCCACCAACGACGAGTTCTATCTGTTTCATATACTTACCTCTTATTCCATATCGGTTAGAACCATACCGCAAAATTCGTTTGCATTATTTGCATTATAAATTTTAGCGCCAATATTCTTTAATGGTTCATAGCTATGTAGAGATTTTGAACCACCAAGTAAAAATATATATAACTTATTATCATCATTCAAATAATCACGGAAATAGCTTACAGATTCATTGATATTGCCTAAGTCACCATCTGTAATCAACACGGTAACTAGATCTCTAAATCTTACGTCTAACGTTGATTTAATTCTTGAAATTGGAAACTTAGTTCCACCGTGACCATTTGTTAATAGACGCTCCCTTACGTCATCATATTTATCACTCCAATCAACGTATGCATCAATTTTATCACTAAATCCTATAAATGCAACCTTGCTTTTTGTTGATTCAAAGTATGATAAAATACCATATGATGCAAGAACAGCCTGATGCATATTAGCAGATTCCTTCATCGCAGACCCCATACTACCGGATGTATCAACGACCAACAACAAATCCATTTGTTTGCTTTCAGTACCATTATCATCATTAGATACATATTCCCACTTTTTTGTAGTCATTCCAGGAATAAGTCGTGGAGATGTCATATATGTTAACATTAAATCCAGCTCCTCTATTGGGTCACCAATTCTCCATACAGAGGGATATGTATATGAAGACTTGTTTCCTGTATTCGAAAATTCAACAATTGGTATGATATTAGCACTTTGAACATTAAACCAAAGAACTCCCTTCTGCTTATCAGACATACCTATAATACCAGCAATTGCTAATAGGTCGATGAACTCTTCTACAGAGGTTTCTTCTGCGAGTACTTCTATTGCTTCTTTGACTTTATCAGGATCCGCAAAAACAAAAGCATTTCCGTGTTCATCGCCATCTTTAGGTCTACCAACACCCCATTGACCGCTCTGTTGCTGAGGTCCCTGCTGACCGCTCTGTTGCTGAGATCCTTGTTGACTACTCTGCTGGGGATTCTTTTGGTCTTCAACATATAGTTTAAAGAATATTTCTGCATATTCTTCAACTTTATCTAAAAATGACGATTTATCTTCTATGCCGTTTTTCGTGAATGAATCAGCTAATTGATGGACAATTTTTAAAAATTCAGGATCAGTTTCATTTATACCAAGATCTTCTTTCCAAATTGCCTCTTTTGTTAGAAACATTAATTTGCAATGCCTTGGACAAGCACTGATATTTGCACCTATTTTTATCCAATCGATTTCACTCTTTAAAGTTTCTTTACTATGTCTATAATAGTTTTTTGTATCAACAATAATATCAGCTGCTTGATTTGAAATTGCTCCACACGCATACTTGATATTTATACCAAGATGAGAGAAATGCTTATAATAAACATCTCTAATTCTTTTTAGCATTCTAAAATGAGTAATTACATCAAATGGGCAACACATATAGTGCTCTATTTCATGTCTTGTAAGTACTTTTACTTCATTCTGAAACTCATGATAACTTATAGGAAGTTTTCCGAAATTAAGATGAATCTGCCAAGTCTTATCTATAGTAATATAGTATTGCCCAGTTGAATAATTAGCATCATCCGGCAAAAGCATTTTGACAATAGGCATAGGAATCCCCAAGGAATTGTGATACTCCTTGACGAATACATACTCAATTGCTTCTTGGGCTTTCAATCTATATGTTTCAATATCAATTGACATTGTTTGCTTGTAAGTATTTGAATAATTCAGAATCTTCGTCCCCTTGGTAGGTAAAGATATATTTTTTCAATCTCTTAACTGACAAGTCGCATGCATCTCGTGTAATATCCAACAACTTAAATGGTTTTACTTTTTGTATGTCACCATTTGCAAGATCGGTACCAGGAATAACCGCTTGAATAAGAGATGACAGTTGAGGATTCGATATTATTGAATCTTTTTCGAGCTTAAATGTATATTCCTTTATTTCTATCTTTTTGATAGAACGGTTAACTCGCTCTGAAATGTACTGTCGATTGGGAATATCATATCTAAATGCTAATTCTGATTTTATAGCCTTAAGCTTCGAAATGTCACCTTTTGAGTTATCTATCTGGTTGTTATAGGACACAATCTTATCATAAACTGGAGCATATTTTTCATTTAAGACTGGAACAATCTCTGCAGATATTACAAGAGAATTATATGACGAGTCTCTTATTTCTTTAAGATACTCATTGAATTCTGGAACTGAAAGTGTTCCTGTCTTAACTCTTTCAAAACCCATAAGAAGATCTTTAATACCATCAAACTCATTTTTGATCATTTGTATGATATTTCGAGTTCCATCTAAATCAATATTTGTTATAAAAATGGATGTTTGCTTCCCTGAATTTGTATTTTTCCAATGTTCAGTTAAAGTTGACACATACTTTTTGCTCAGAACAGCTCTATGCCAAATCATATATGGGGCTAAAACCTCAATATGATTTACATTGACTTCTCTGTCTCCAAGGAACCATGCAAGAGCTTTTCCATATCTGTACAGGTCTTCTTTTACTCTGACGCTTAGTGGTAACTTGATTTTTGAGCACACTTTTTCTGGTGCACACATATGACAATTCTCACAAAGACTCTTGTCAACAGACAAGTTATCATTAGACTCTTTAGAGGCTCTTTCACATAGGCGATATGAAGCAATTATGTAGTTGATAAACAATTCGGCTTCTTCTGTATATGGAATATTCTTAACAATTTCTTGAAGTTCTTCTAGATTAACATCCTGAAGATATTCCTCAATACGATCATTATAAGATGATTTATCTCGTTTTCCAATAGTACTGAAACTGTCATAATCAGGCATGGTTATCGGAAGTGCAAGAGCAAATCTATCCTTGAATGGCAAAGACAATTCTGTGTTCGCATTGTCCTTTGGGTTCAAGGTTGCAAACAGGGTGAAAGCAGGAACAATCATACTCTGATCATGATATTTTACTGACCCTTCTGCGAGCAATGACAATAGAATATTTTGTGCGTATGGAGATAAACGATTTATCTCATCAATGATTTTCCATCTTGATGTGACAAATTCGTTCCAGACCACTGACAACTTACCATTATCAAGTGGTTTGTTTCCTGTCATTTGAGTAAAATCTAAACTACCAAGGATTTTTTCTTCTGTCAATTGTGGATGTCCTCTCAATATACAATCTTCAATCTTTTCCTTGGTAAGATGGCAAAACAACTGACCTAAATACTTAGACAAGGTGGTTTTTCCTCCGCCATGTCCTCCATACAAC contains:
- a CDS encoding helix-turn-helix transcriptional regulator: MKQLNRIKIVLVEKNKTAKWLSEQVGRNVTSVSRWCTNASQPDLETLFRIAELLDVDVRELLHVEKDKSK
- a CDS encoding AlbA family DNA-binding domain-containing protein; the encoded protein is MALEVKKPKSWCKSVSTFANGIGGRLIWGIANDKTIGRS
- a CDS encoding VWA domain-containing protein — translated: MSIDIETYRLKAQEAIEYVFVKEYHNSLGIPMPIVKMLLPDDANYSTGQYYITIDKTWQIHLNFGKLPISYHEFQNEVKVLTRHEIEHYMCCPFDVITHFRMLKRIRDVYYKHFSHLGINIKYACGAISNQAADIIVDTKNYYRHSKETLKSEIDWIKIGANISACPRHCKLMFLTKEAIWKEDLGINETDPEFLKIVHQLADSFTKNGIEDKSSFLDKVEEYAEIFFKLYVEDQKNPQQSSQQGSQQQSGQQGPQQQSGQWGVGRPKDGDEHGNAFVFADPDKVKEAIEVLAEETSVEEFIDLLAIAGIIGMSDKQKGVLWFNVQSANIIPIVEFSNTGNKSSYTYPSVWRIGDPIEELDLMLTYMTSPRLIPGMTTKKWEYVSNDDNGTESKQMDLLLVVDTSGSMGSAMKESANMHQAVLASYGILSYFESTKSKVAFIGFSDKIDAYVDWSDKYDDVRERLLTNGHGGTKFPISRIKSTLDVRFRDLVTVLITDGDLGNINESVSYFRDYLNDDNKLYIFLLGGSKSLHSYEPLKNIGAKIYNANNANEFCGMVLTDME
- a CDS encoding AAA family ATPase, encoding MTNIDIIQALDNIRINNLYVHNSELEGAKFSNEKLKDRKVYLVETLAVINALVERGTMMLYGGHGGGKTTLSKYLGQLFCHLTKEKIEDCILRGHPQLTEEKILGSLDFTQMTGNKPLDNGKLSVVWNEFVTSRWKIIDEINRLSPYAQNILLSLLAEGSVKYHDQSMIVPAFTLFATLNPKDNANTELSLPFKDRFALALPITMPDYDSFSTIGKRDKSSYNDRIEEYLQDVNLEELQEIVKNIPYTEEAELFINYIIASYRLCERASKESNDNLSVDKSLCENCHMCAPEKVCSKIKLPLSVRVKEDLYRYGKALAWFLGDREVNVNHIEVLAPYMIWHRAVLSKKYVSTLTEHWKNTNSGKQTSIFITNIDLDGTRNIIQMIKNEFDGIKDLLMGFERVKTGTLSVPEFNEYLKEIRDSSYNSLVISAEIVPVLNEKYAPVYDKIVSYNNQIDNSKGDISKLKAIKSELAFRYDIPNRQYISERVNRSIKKIEIKEYTFKLEKDSIISNPQLSSLIQAVIPGTDLANGDIQKVKPFKLLDITRDACDLSVKRLKKYIFTYQGDEDSELFKYLQANNVN